In a single window of the Diospyros lotus cultivar Yz01 chromosome 10, ASM1463336v1, whole genome shotgun sequence genome:
- the LOC127812273 gene encoding histidine-containing phosphotransfer protein 1-like has translation MEVGQLQRQFVDYLTSLFREGFLDSQFSQLQQLQDESNPDFVVEVVTLFFEDSERLLNDLTRTLDQKCVDFQKVDAHVHQLKGSSSSIGAQRVRDACITFRSCCEEQNTESCLRCLQQVKQEYLLVKSKLETLFRLEQQILAAGGSIPLVG, from the exons ATGGAGGTAGGTCAGTTGCAGAGACAGTTTGTGGACTACCTAACATCATTATTTAGAGAg GGATTCCTGGATAGCCAGTTTTCACAGCTCCAGCAACTGCAAGATGAGAGTAACCCTGATTTTGTTGTCGAAGTGGTGACCCTCTTCTTTGAAGATTCTGAAAGGCTTCTCAATGATCTGACCAGGACTCT AGACCAGAAGTGTGTAGATTTCCAAAAAGTTGATGCCCATGTTCACCAGTTGAAGGGTAGCAGTTCCAG TATTGGTGCACAGAGAGTTAGAGATGCCTGCATTACCTTTCGCAGCTGTTGCGAGGAACAGAACACTGAATC GTGCTTGAGATGCCTGCAACAAGTGAAGCAAGAGTATTTGCTTGTGAAAAGCAAGCTTGAAACTTTATTCAGG CTAGAGCAACAAATTTTGGCTGCTGGTGGATCAATTCCTTTGGTGGGATGA